Within the Cotesia glomerata isolate CgM1 linkage group LG6, MPM_Cglom_v2.3, whole genome shotgun sequence genome, the region ctcttaatgaactcataagtttggagtcaattttctgacatctaactgagtccctttttggacttctttttgagttgcgtataatgagcttatagacattataaacaaaaacacaaatttctttttaatataaagctgtcaaaatcttattcatttttcatttattactttcctgattgagaaattaaattgaaaatgattaaaaataatttgaattaaatgatttaaaacaatttgaatagattaatatatagatatacacttggcataggttaactcatttctcttaatccaggttaattaaatttttcaaaaattttaaattatattatgaagtaataggcaataatgttaaaatctggttcgtaatcaaactaatttagataaaataataaaattggattctaatctgaaaaaattatgtgaactttctacatttaaggagtacttagtagacttttgaatattttttagtatataaatattcgtaaagttactttttctctatcgatacacagtatcaaatagaataaataatatagacaatgatcgcaacatttcatcactatataaacttagcttataagaataatgagatgtATAACGACATATCGTTTGAACAGCGTAGGGGGCTAGGTATCGATCTAGCACGCGCGCaactcgggttcgaatcttagttacggcaattgcgattttcactttctctctttaaaccgacaatattaggtcaaactaaaataataaacattcgaaatcagcatcggtgcttcatgaaactctgaattatttttcataatttacttttattattattatttttgttgtgttcttattattgttatcattataatagcgtatagagataaaaaatcattcatctgtgcgagttcagaaaagagctctttaagagctcgttttgatgagttcttaaagtctacaataagcggcgcattcgacctctgcagaaggtcttaaagacgtcttttagacgtagactctgacgtccaaatcagaaatctgagctcattgggaataacttaatacgtcattttgctatctgggtaatttaaaatttttattttcttcaagcCAATGACAgctttgttttgttttttttttttttcttttcagcAAATTATGATAAGTTAAATAATATACTTCTGGATGACAAGGGTGAAGTTCACGACTTTGATGATAAATTGTTTACCGAAAAGgtattaaaacaaaaagaaaagcTACTGGTGACAATAAAACTATcagaaaatcaaaaatagaccaaaaaaaatcaGCTTGAAAATCAGTTACTCAATACACCGTCTTTATTTTCATCTTGTAAACCTACTGAATCAATTttgaagcaaaaaaattcacaaagtGTTCCCACAGCAACATGCGTCTCAAACTGTACTCAACCACCGACTTATACTTTGACTTCAAGTAGTATTTCTTCAAATGTTGAATCATATGGTCACTCAAGTGAAATTCATAACGACTACGTGAAAATTAATCATAGTGCTGTGGGACATGATATCcctaatcttaaaattttaaattcttcgaAAGTTTCACTTCCATTATCATACCAATGTCATAATTTAGATACCCACGTACAAACGTTCCAAAGTCATAACTATGGTAAAGCAAGAGTTGAAGATAATTATCAAGATTCTGGTCCTCTAGACTTTTCGAAAAATGGCAATGCCGTATCAATCACTTCAATAGCTAGCAATACTGAATCTTTTTAACAACGTcagttattaataatgaaacttCCGATGAAACAGATTTAGCTCACAGTGAAATTTCCACCAACATTGAACCATCTGCACTTACAAATGATGATTCAAGGGAATCAAATGATTCTGCAGCTAtgattattaacaatgaaCCAGAGAAAATCGACAACATTGAAGAAATACAGACTTCTGAACCTGATGTTGGAGCCTTACATACATTTTTCCCTAAAGAAGGtagtacattttttaataatgataatctaGTTAGaaaggtgaaaaattaattaaatatttttttttagttacggAAGAAACTTCAATCTTTCGAAAGCATTCATGCTGGTATAAAACAAACGCATGAGCAACAAACGAACAAAAATTCTCACTTAAGCAATGATACAaaggttaaaatttattattatatagaacagaaaataatgataaataagtaataataataaatctgtggcttaaattatataaagcaattttacaactttaaaaatcactaagaaatatcaaatatttaggTGCAAATACTTAAATACTAGAaacagaataattatttaagtttataaaaaaacgctttcatttttttgcatgttaacattttaaaaatatcattaatattacttttttctACAGATAGCGTAAGAGTTTTATATATCTGGAGAgaataaagtaatttatactattttgctagtcataataaatgaaaacaatGCAACCATAATTTTacgtatgaatttttttttcatctgagAAATCTGTATTTCATgaaataatgtttatttaaaaaacgatACTAAAAATATAGTAGGAATTAAAATATTAGCTGAACTTTAAATGTGTCTTACGAGTTTCTAAAAGATCTAGATATTgatacattttaaataattttgcatTGGTTTCTATTTCacaattactgttataattaaaaacatttatgaATGAAAGAATCACTTCCTTACAGAGTGAAATTTGGGTTGGTTCAGGACTTTATTTACCAACAGAGAGAatgattttcattgttaataattctGTTGACAAGAAACAGAAACCAAGCTGGAAAAAATTTGTGGGATTAGTTATGCTAGAAGTATATGGAGAGAGTATTGGGAATTTTTCGGCAAAGGGTTTACGAGGAAGTTAACATTTAGGCATTGGCTCAAAATTGTTTGCTGCTACATTCGGTAAATTGGACaaaatataatcaattatacaatattatcggtaatttattattcttttttttttttttagatttggtttaatcaaaatttactgATGATAAAATCACCAAAAAAAGCTACATATCTGTCATTAATTCTCTGGCATGGAAAAAAAGAACCAAAGAAACGTCTGTAGCTCCAGATGAAAGTAAGTTTCTTATTTTACAGtcaataattctaaatttaatcattatttatgtTGTTTAATAGTTTCCGAAAAAAATCtcacattttttcaaaaaataatagttgctttgaaaaaaaatcttgtatGGCAAAGTAGTGGACAATCTATAACTaaggtaaaaatttattgatctcATTAGTTTAATTGGtagtttgtaattattattttttattttagtcagaaaaaaatcttttggaTCCTGGTTTGCGTAAGGTAAGGCTTTACACGTCATGAAAATTGTAAGGTTACGACTAAacaattttccaattttataGTTAGTATATACATTtcaaattacataaaattttatattttacaggCTAAAATTAGGGATAAATATAGCATCTACTTTCCGACAGATGTTGTTTCGTACATTGAAAGAAAGTCTACTACTGAGTCTGGTCACTCAGATTGGAAAATATTAGTGAAAATGGCTCTTCTGGAAGTTTATGAATCAGACATTGTGAATTATTCAGCAAAAGGTACCAGGTGCAATAAAAAAACGGGTATTGATCCGTCAGTGTATAATGCAATTTTAGGTGAATATCTAATAATAAGCAAAATATgaaataagttaattaaacTTATAAGACAGTATCATATAATGAGTTTAcaactaataataaaatttcttatagATTGGGCACGATCTAGGACTTCAGAAGAGATCCAAGAGAAAGACTTCGTTTATtacgtaaataaatttatttataataagagACAATATTCTGGAGGCTCTCTTTCAAAAAATGAGCCGACAACAGAAAATAAAGGAAACATCCAGTTAGACAATCAACAGAAATCATCAATCGGCAATACTCTTCATAACCTTCCTGAAAATATAGATGAAGTGCCTTTGGACAATATGCCACCGAGTAATTTAAATTCCTCAGACCAGGTTCACCATAACGTGAATAAGGAATTAAACCATAATAGAAACATCGACTTGGACAATCAACAGTTATCATCAAGTTGCAATACTCTTCAAAGCCCTCCTGAAAATATTGTTCGTGCCATCGGAGAACATGTCACCATATAATTTCAATTCCACAGACCAGGTTTATCATAACGTGAATAAGGGCTTAGATTTTGTACCTCAAGGTCGCAAGCATCCATTAAGTgttgaaaattatgaaaattcgATGGATGTACCACCAAGCTACGTGCCAACTTATAATCCACATTCTGTTAAccaatttcaaaataattcgaattggAGCTCAAATTATGTATTTCCATATGGTGAGTATCCACCAAATGTAACAAGTAATCATATCCAACAATCGATGGATATACTCCAATATAATCATGATTATGAACAAGACCGAACATACTATTTGTACTATTaaacttaataataaaataatcaaccAATGGGaatatattgattatttaattgtaattttcaaaaaagtaggcatttaagaaaaaatatgttatttatatttatatatttggaAATGATGAAtcaatctatatatatatataagagatttccacctatatattgactcatcacgatatctctgaaaCCATAAAGtgtagacttgaaatttggtaggaatattcctttcgccgtgtaaaggtcagctaagaacggattttacgtaATTCCAcctacaaggggggttgcgggggcgttgacgatgaaaattcccatttttaaactatagctcctattgactccaaatttggcaggaatctcctatatgagatgtagaaatgatctaagagcggattttatgacaatctactcccaatatggattgcgggggtgggcgttaacaatgaaaatttaaaatttccgaaCTATAGCTCCTAGAGAATCctaattttatatgaattttttgtaagtgatgtaaaaataatttataaacgaatttaacgatatcctACTCCAcaaggggttgcgggggtgggtgttaataatgaaaatttttaatttccgagctgtagctcctataggctccaaatttggtaagaatctgctcTATGTGATGTATAAATGATTCAAGAGTGGATTTAATGACAGCCTACTCCCAATACGGATTGTAGGGGTGGGTATTacccgtgcaaaaaaaaatttgtttcattatgaatttcattgtgaatttgataatgaaattcagattttgaaacaaatatgaGTTCGATAATGAATTAGCTATAAAAATCCTCTAATTTTCTATTGCAGCTGAATCTAACAGCTAACCAACAGCtgaaatctaataatttaatgggttatttttaaaaacttactttTCACTTTAAACAAGTGATAAgtacattataaaaatcgTATTTCCAGCTTTGAAGAAGattcaaaattgttgaatCTAAAGAAATTAAGACAACGAAGAGGAGtaattcatgatgaatttgatgATAATCATTATCAATTTAGTACGAGAGtcatattgaattaattataagataaatatgttttattttataattgtattttttgtttttacacccgaaatttaaaaaaaaaaaaaaaaactattttatttaacttagaGGAAATGTATTACTAATTTAACAGTAATCAACAAAAATCATGGAaccatataaaattaatacttgattcataataaatttattataaaaaggttacaaagttaatattaatttgatcTTATCTTAATacttgatttataataagtttaTTATAAACACATTACGAAGTTGAGATTAATTTGATCGTATGTTCCATATGATAatgaacaaattttataaaacaataactGTTAAGTTATAGTTTCTAACAAATAAACctataaaattagaaaaatatattataaatgaagattagtttaataaactcaattttaataatgcaaagtgaaatatattttttagtttatttattttttaaattattcaataaacaaattttcttttgtaataGCACAAACAACAAACTGTTAACAACAAATAGagattttttagagtaaattgcacgcctcatagcgcgaagcgcgtgaggttgtgctttatactcgactcgtcaaggtcaagcaattttgtgatctttaaatgtctctatcacaaccatattacacttatacaataatataagtagatgtacacggagaaatCACTTAAAtcaaaccatcttttactttctaaaatcatttcatgtagctattttgaaaaaaaaaaacgttttgaaaaaaattttacgtggacgtccggatgtcaccccattttggatgtaccaatgattactcccaaacaaattgatatttcaagaccggaccttttttattagtttacgaatgcgatgaactgggtccgtatttcatatcagtagcctagtttacgtattttttttttaattgaatttttattaaaatttattgcgatataaccgtacaaagacaaacg harbors:
- the LOC123267285 gene encoding uncharacterized protein LOC123267285, coding for MALLEVYESDIVNYSAKGTRCNKKTGIDPSVYNAILDWARSRTSEEIQEKDFVYYVNKFIYNKRQYSGGSLSKNEPTTENKGNIQLDNQQKSSIGNTLHNLPENIDEVPLDNMPPSNLNSSDQVHHNVNKELNHNRNIDLDNQQLSSSCNTLQSPPENIVRAIGEHVTI